The Thermoanaerobacterales bacterium genome contains a region encoding:
- a CDS encoding cache domain-containing protein, translating into MKTGTPDTGRKRTWSLRQIVRFTVGFLIVLTLAVSLGIALYLTRGHMFETSQESLKKDLALSYALIDQQYPGPWAVKDGKLYKGDTVMNENFAVVDNVTSLTGDAVTVFQDDTRVATTVKDEKGNRKVGTKAAPQVVETVLKKGESYLGEADVAGVPHLTAYMPLKDEAGRVIGMWFVGLSLDRVQAAVTSVTWQMSLAGLV; encoded by the coding sequence ATGAAGACAGGAACTCCCGACACCGGCAGGAAACGTACGTGGTCTTTACGGCAGATAGTGCGTTTTACTGTCGGCTTTCTCATCGTGTTGACCCTTGCGGTCTCGCTGGGTATCGCGCTGTATCTTACCCGCGGTCACATGTTTGAGACCAGCCAGGAATCCTTGAAGAAGGACCTCGCGTTAAGCTACGCGCTTATCGATCAGCAGTATCCCGGGCCCTGGGCGGTTAAGGACGGCAAGCTCTACAAGGGCGATACGGTGATGAACGAAAACTTCGCCGTCGTGGACAACGTTACGTCCCTGACCGGCGATGCGGTGACCGTTTTCCAGGACGACACCCGGGTCGCCACGACGGTCAAGGACGAGAAAGGCAACCGCAAGGTCGGCACCAAGGCGGCGCCCCAAGTCGTGGAAACGGTGTTGAAGAAGGGCGAAAGCTATTTAGGGGAGGCTGACGTCGCCGGCGTGCCCCACCTCACCGCCTACATGCCGCTGAAGGACGAGGCAGGCCGGGTTATCGGGATGTGGTTCGTCGGCCTCTCCCTGGACCGTGTGCAGGCGGCCGTAACCTCTGTCACCTGGCAGATGTCCCTGGCCGGGCTGGTTG
- a CDS encoding metal-dependent phosphohydrolase, with product MPSPAAQPNLVITRLFFPDRALEERLRSIPEYTDEYQPHTGEIVVTGVIADGCYQHVVNCLYLLADLDQQGIPTRIGVHRRPLVEALVFHDMGKIQPRLAVGDRVRPADVFEDGRRHAARSAALAARDYRISDTVATLILYHHHEEEELPRTFPAELKPAYRLVRLVDGLSAAITRRGARVHLEVWGHKIIVCEENGHPGYDGCRMVDLLSGNVRAAEGKRREGR from the coding sequence ATGCCATCGCCCGCCGCGCAACCCAACCTTGTCATAACCCGCCTGTTTTTCCCCGACCGCGCGCTGGAAGAACGCCTGCGGTCCATCCCGGAATACACGGACGAGTACCAGCCCCATACCGGTGAAATCGTCGTCACCGGGGTCATCGCGGACGGCTGTTACCAGCACGTTGTCAACTGCTTATACCTTCTGGCGGATCTCGATCAACAGGGGATCCCGACCCGCATCGGCGTTCACCGAAGGCCCCTGGTTGAAGCGCTCGTCTTTCACGATATGGGGAAGATCCAACCACGGCTGGCGGTCGGGGACCGCGTACGCCCCGCCGACGTTTTTGAGGACGGCCGGCGGCATGCCGCCCGCAGCGCGGCCCTGGCCGCGCGTGACTACCGCATCAGCGACACCGTGGCCACCCTGATCCTTTACCACCACCATGAGGAAGAGGAGCTTCCCCGCACCTTCCCGGCTGAGCTCAAACCCGCCTACCGCCTGGTCCGGCTGGTGGACGGGCTTTCCGCCGCCATTACCCGGCGCGGCGCCCGGGTCCACCTGGAGGTGTGGGGGCATAAAATCATCGTCTGCGAGGAGAACGGGCACCCTGGTTACGATGGCTGCCGCATGGTCGATCTTCTGTCGGGCAACGTCCGGGCCGCCGAGGGTAAACGAAGGGAAGGGAGGTGA